From Cygnus atratus isolate AKBS03 ecotype Queensland, Australia chromosome 1, CAtr_DNAZoo_HiC_assembly, whole genome shotgun sequence, the proteins below share one genomic window:
- the KCNRG gene encoding potassium channel regulatory protein: MSSREVVALSVGGVRFVTRASTLRQFPESRLARMLSEDDQEFKLVNGEFFVDRDGTLFSYILDFLRTLQVSLPADFSDFERLRREAEFYELYPLADLLGQEHLLKPRLEILEVRFFLQETQAFFRIFGSCSTTVERLADQITVFMGQSWSSPFPSQKPLVPLPSERPSHHDLVFQCGTEYAAGDQFVARYVSIKPDNRKLINGVNVLGLLVDTLLKDGFRLISTRTVSSEEKVECYSFERLKRPAGLAVTVSQTPGSSGTAQAKRSHMQKGK, encoded by the exons ATGAGCAGTCGGGAGGTGGTCGCTCTGAGCGTGGGAGGTGTGAGATTTGTAACCCGGGCGTCCACCTTGCGGCAGTTCCCCGAGTCCAGGTTAGCACGGATGTTGAGCGAAGACGACCAGGAATTTAAGCTGGTGAACGGGGAGTTTTTTGTGGACAGGGACGGAACTTTGTTTAGTTACATCCTGGACTTCCTGAGGACTCTGCAGGTCTCTCTGCCTGCTGATTTTTCGGACTTCGAGAGGCTGCGCAGAGAAGCAGAGTTCTATGAGCTCTACCCTCTGGCTGACCTTCTGGGCCAGGAACACCTGCTGAAGCCAAGGCTGGAGATCCTGGAGGTGCGTTTTTTCCTCCAGGAGACGCAGGCTTTTTTCCGCATCTTTGGTTCCTGCAGCACCACCGTGGAGAGGCTGGCTGACCAGATCACCGTGTTcatggggcagagctggagcagcccttttccttctcagaaaccACTCGTTCCACTTCCCTCGGAAAGACCTTCTCATCACGACCTGGTTTTTCAGTGTGGAACTGAATACGCTGCTGGTGACCAGTTTGTGGCCAG gtATGTTTCCATAAAGCCTGACAATAGGAAGCTGATTAATGGTGTTAATGTGCTGGGCCTGCTGGTTGACACCTTACTCAAAGATGGATTTCGCCTCATAAGCACCAGGACAGTTTCCAGTGAGGAAAAAGTCGAATGCTACAGCTTTGAAAGGCTGAAGAGGCCAGCAGGCCTCGCCGTCACGGTGAGCCAAACCCCAGGGAGCTCTGGGACAGCGCAGGCAAAGAGAAGCCACATGCAGAAGGGGAAATAA
- the TRIM13 gene encoding E3 ubiquitin-protein ligase TRIM13, protein MTLVLRDTMELLEEDLTCPICCSLFDDPRVLPCSHNFCRKCLEGILEGNVRNVLWRPSPFKCPTCRKETPVTGVNSLQVNYSLKGIVEKYNKIKVTPKMPVCKVHSGQPLNIFCRTDMQLICGVCATRGDHTKHVFCSIEEAYSQEKRAFETLFQGFETWRCGDALSRLDTLETSKRKALQMLTKDSDKVKEFFEKLQHTLEQKRNEILSDFETMKLAVMQAYDPEINKLNTILQEQRMAFNIAEAFKDVSEPIIFLQQMQEFREKIKVLKETPLPCSNVDVSPTMKSFDTSQWNGIKLVDVDKLSLPQENNTLKLKIPSVFSRRFIVTSLICLLLLAVTRMSFVESVVDNLQCWKSQFFTISLSYLADTVEIADHAVFYWEQMTDGASLLREKCKNYTLVVLDNVAQFVCKYKLL, encoded by the exons ATGACCTTAGTCCTCAGG gaTACGATGGAGCTCCTAGAGGAAGATCTCACCTGTCCCATTTGCTGCAGCCTGTTTGATGATCCTCGTGTCCTGCCCTGTTCGCACAACTTCTGCAGAAAGTGTCTGGAAGGCATACTCGAGGGAAACGTGCGGAACGTGCTGTGGAGGCCGTCCCCTTTCAAGTGCCCCACGTGCCGGAAGGAAACCCCTGTGACGGGAGTCAACAGCTTACAGGTCAACTATTCCCTGAAAGGCATCGTGGAGAAGTACAACAAAATCAAAGTCACTCCCAAAATGCCCGTGTGCAAAGTGCACAGCGGGCAGCCCCTCAACATTTTTTGCCGGACGGACATGCAGCTGATCTGCGGGGTTTGCGCCACCCGCGGCGACCATACGAAGCACGTGTTCTGTTCCATCGAGGAAGCTTACTCCCAGGAGAAGCGGGCTTTCGAAACCCTCTTCCAGGGCTTTGAGACGTGGCGGTGCGGGGACGCGCTCTCCCGCCTGGACACTTTAGAAACCAGTAAGCGCAAAGCCTTGCAGATGCTGACCAAAGATTCCGACAAGGTGAAAGAGTTCTTCGAGAAGCTGCAGCACACGCTGGAGCAGAAGCGGAACGAGATTCTCTCCGACTTCGAGACCATGAAGCTCGCGGTGATGCAGGCCTATGACCCGGAGATCAATAAACTGAACAccatcctgcaggagcagcgGATGGCTTTCAACATCGCGGAGGCCTTCAAGGACGTGTCCGAGcccattatttttctgcagcagatgcAGGAGTTCAGGGAAAAAATCAAGGTGCTCAAAGAAACCCCGTTACCGTGTTCCAACGTGGACGTCAGCCCTACGATGAAGAGCTTCGATACCAGCCAGTGGAACGGGATAAAACTGGTTGATGTGGACAAACTGTCCTTGCCTCAGGAAAACAACACCCTGAAACTGAAGATTCCCTCGGTCTTTTCGCGCAGGTTTATAGTAACCTCTCTTATTTGCTTGCTTCTTCTTGCTGTCACCAGAATGTCCTTTGTGGAGTCTGTCGTTGACAATCTCCAGTGCTGGAAGTCTCAGTTCTTTACAATTAGCCTGTCTTATTTGGCAGATACAGTGGAGATAGCAGACCATGCCGTCTTTTACTGGGAACAGATGACAGATGGAGCTTCACTTCTGAGGGAAAAGTGTAAAAACTATACGTTGGTTGTACTGGATAACGTTGCGCAGTTTGTGTGCAAATATAAACTGTTGTGA